GTTAATCGAAATTTTCGATTAAACGGCTAAACGCTTACGGCCTTTGGCGCGACGGGCGTTGATGACCGCACGGCCACCACGGGTAGCCATTCGAGCACGGAAACCGTGTGTGCGGGCACGATGAATAATACTGGGCTGGTATGTTCTTTTCATGGCGAAAATTCCTGTAAATTTATCTGCTTGTGTGGCGCGGGACCATTTTCATCCCCGTTTGTCGGCGAAGACTCAGCCACGCGACGCAACCTGCTCGAGAAAGCAACACAAGCCAAAAGGCCGAGCATTAAACTGAAAAAATGCTGTGTTGTCAATT
This region of Halothiobacillus neapolitanus c2 genomic DNA includes:
- the rpmH gene encoding 50S ribosomal protein L34 translates to MKRTYQPSIIHRARTHGFRARMATRGGRAVINARRAKGRKRLAV